ATCGCGCGCGCGGCCACATAGTAGTCAGTGAGCACCGACACGCGCGCCTGCATGTAGCGGGTCCACGGCCGGTCGCCACCGCAGCGCAATCCCACGTTGACGCGGCCATAAGGTGCCGCGCCGGGCGGCAGGAACGGTTGCGGATCGACGCACTCCGGCGCGCGGCCGCCCGAGGGCGTTCCCACCTGGACGCTGACCTTGCCGGGCAGGCCGCCGGCCTGGCGCAGCAGGAACTGCTCCACGGCCACGCGGGCCGGGTCATCGACAAACGGTGTGGATGGGGTTTGTGCCGTCACAGGCGTGGCAACGGCGGGCGCGGCCAGCACTGGCTGGCTCATGGCAATGCCGGCCAGCGCCAACAGCGCGGCGGCCTGGCGATAGAGATTCATGGCGTTCATCCCAGCAAGGATGTAAGTGTGGCGCGCCGCCAGTGCGCGATGCGCCGTTGTCATTCAGTGGGGCTCATTGTAGGCAGCGTGTCGCGAGAGACCGCAGCGGAAATGCGCGGGTTTCCCGTCCCTATTCCAGCGATTGGCGTGACAACCCGACCCCTAAGATG
This genomic interval from Cupriavidus metallidurans CH34 contains the following:
- the flgA gene encoding flagellar basal body P-ring formation chaperone FlgA; the protein is MNLYRQAAALLALAGIAMSQPVLAAPAVATPVTAQTPSTPFVDDPARVAVEQFLLRQAGGLPGKVSVQVGTPSGGRAPECVDPQPFLPPGAAPYGRVNVGLRCGGDRPWTRYMQARVSVLTDYYVAARAMGPGETITAADLEVRQGDLAMLPRAVVTDPSQVDGAVSANRIAAGSPMRTDLVRKPIAVKSGQTVNVTVEGDSFQLSSEGKVLTDAATGNMVQVRLRNGQVVSGLVRSGDTVVLQQ